In a genomic window of Leisingera caerulea DSM 24564:
- the dctP gene encoding TRAP transporter substrate-binding protein DctP — protein sequence MIRTTTSAVALAAALAAGAASAETTLRLSTYVNESDIRYQGFTHFAELVAEKTGGSVKVEVFPSATLHGWSEGVDSVQGGVSDISWINADNRLPCYAVTSLYPAEVSLEDQTGLDAAYAELIRDEAANAGLVPLFNSNYSYDQEWWFEEPISDIGKLDGKLVRSIGPLVSMMIETWGGEPVFVAPKEVFQSAERGVVDGINMGVATYSSWKLWTVMPYMVNANLFYGNIQYMMNKDKFDALTAEEQAALTAAAAETEKWLQPRYEAWVDQQVGNAVMQGGGAAVSIPDEQREALIASVKPKWDETVNEACGAEMADSIRSLLASHAP from the coding sequence ATGATCAGAACGACAACATCCGCGGTTGCCCTGGCGGCTGCCCTGGCCGCAGGCGCGGCCTCCGCCGAGACAACGCTGCGCCTCAGCACCTATGTGAACGAATCCGACATCCGCTATCAGGGTTTCACCCATTTTGCGGAGCTGGTGGCGGAAAAGACCGGCGGCTCGGTCAAGGTTGAAGTGTTCCCCTCGGCCACGCTGCACGGCTGGTCCGAGGGCGTGGATTCCGTTCAGGGCGGCGTCTCCGACATCAGCTGGATCAACGCCGACAACCGCCTGCCTTGTTACGCGGTCACCTCGCTCTACCCCGCCGAGGTGAGCCTGGAGGACCAGACCGGGCTTGATGCTGCCTACGCAGAGCTGATCCGGGATGAGGCGGCAAACGCCGGCCTGGTGCCGCTGTTCAACTCAAATTACTCCTACGATCAGGAATGGTGGTTCGAAGAGCCGATCAGCGATATCGGCAAGCTTGACGGCAAGCTGGTACGCTCCATCGGGCCGCTGGTCAGCATGATGATCGAGACCTGGGGCGGCGAGCCGGTGTTCGTGGCGCCCAAGGAAGTGTTCCAGTCGGCCGAACGCGGTGTCGTGGACGGCATCAACATGGGGGTTGCCACCTACAGCTCCTGGAAGCTGTGGACCGTGATGCCCTACATGGTCAACGCCAACCTGTTCTACGGCAACATCCAGTACATGATGAACAAGGACAAGTTCGACGCCCTGACCGCAGAGGAGCAGGCCGCGCTGACGGCGGCTGCGGCAGAGACCGAAAAATGGCTGCAGCCGCGCTATGAGGCCTGGGTCGACCAGCAGGTCGGCAATGCGGTGATGCAGGGCGGCGGCGCGGCGGTGTCCATTCCGGACGAGCAGCGCGAGGCCCTGATCGCCAGCGTCAAACCCAAGTGGGATGAAACGGTGAACGAGGCCTGCGGCGCGGAAATGGCCGACAGCATCCGCTCCCTGCTGGCAAGCCACGCGCCCTGA
- a CDS encoding LysR family transcriptional regulator — protein MFVSSILLLVWRGQLDINWLRDFTCLARTLNFTRAAEERNITQSAFSRRIKSLEIWMGVPLIKRSSYPVQLSEAGQQFLPVALELIANLTDIRQTLRAQEQGSTAFQRVAVLHTISVNYLSRRIAELEDSIPNLRVRIYSDNLRTCCQLLSEGTCDFLLYYRHKDVQPVFDEAQFARKDIGVELMLPVGEAAAARAGGWDLDRGGRARFPYLGYDPSSFLGSVVDQTIGNRTPPLSLRYMDALTEAIKRRMLSGSGIAWLPESVVASELAAGQVVQVGGPAWQAELTLSLFCSLERLDKTGLQVWEAL, from the coding sequence ATGTTTGTTTCCAGTATCTTGCTGCTGGTCTGGAGGGGTCAATTGGATATCAACTGGCTGCGGGACTTTACCTGCCTAGCGCGGACGCTGAACTTTACCCGGGCTGCGGAGGAGCGGAACATCACCCAGTCGGCCTTCAGCCGGCGGATCAAATCGCTGGAGATCTGGATGGGGGTGCCGCTGATTAAACGCTCCAGCTACCCGGTGCAGCTGTCCGAAGCCGGCCAGCAGTTTTTGCCGGTGGCGCTGGAGCTGATTGCGAACCTCACCGACATCCGCCAGACCTTGCGGGCGCAGGAGCAGGGCAGCACCGCGTTTCAGCGCGTCGCCGTGCTGCATACGATCTCGGTCAATTACCTGTCGCGGCGGATCGCCGAGCTGGAGGACAGCATCCCGAACCTGCGGGTGCGGATCTATTCGGACAACCTGCGCACCTGCTGCCAGCTGCTGTCGGAAGGCACCTGCGATTTCCTGCTGTATTACCGGCACAAGGACGTGCAGCCGGTGTTCGACGAGGCGCAGTTTGCCCGCAAGGATATCGGCGTGGAGCTGATGCTGCCCGTGGGCGAAGCCGCCGCGGCACGCGCCGGGGGATGGGATCTGGACCGCGGCGGGCGCGCGCGGTTCCCCTACCTGGGCTATGATCCCAGCAGTTTCCTGGGATCGGTGGTTGACCAGACCATCGGCAATCGCACCCCGCCCCTGTCGCTGCGCTACATGGATGCGCTCACCGAAGCCATCAAACGCCGGATGCTGTCCGGCAGCGGCATCGCCTGGCTGCCCGAAAGCGTCGTGGCCAGTGAACTTGCCGCTGGCCAGGTTGTTCAGGTCGGCGGGCCCGCGTGGCAGGCAGAGCTGACCTTGTCGCTGTTCTGCTCGCTGGAGCGGCTGGACAAGACCGGGCTGCAGGTTTGGGAAGCGTTATGA
- a CDS encoding LysR family transcriptional regulator, translating into MQLDWIDDILAVIDTGSLARAAEQRLLTQPAFTRRVRGIETRLGAVLFDRSRKPVTILPGVMAMEPELRELSARLRRLEHDLKISAESGGRGVAFACQHAITATISPWIVKLLTSAQNQPVRVRSGNRDACLMQLLSGDADFAVAYDWTGGGNLALPDAFGTRALGTDQLVPVAAPALRPALAQAEIPAITYPSDVFLGRVASHAIHPRLPDGTVLLPKAETALTLAACEYALDGIGVAWLPQSLVRPHLEAGRLLRVPGLPAEELSVVMIRLAGRSSRQEEAVWRLLGDAPDCPGLS; encoded by the coding sequence ATGCAGCTGGACTGGATCGACGACATACTTGCGGTGATTGACACCGGCTCCCTGGCGCGCGCGGCAGAACAGCGCCTGCTGACCCAGCCCGCCTTTACCCGGCGGGTGCGGGGTATCGAAACCCGCCTTGGCGCCGTTCTGTTCGACCGCTCCCGCAAGCCGGTGACGATCCTGCCCGGCGTGATGGCGATGGAGCCTGAACTGCGCGAGCTGAGCGCCCGCCTGCGCCGTCTTGAGCATGATCTGAAGATCTCAGCAGAAAGCGGCGGCCGCGGCGTCGCCTTTGCCTGCCAGCACGCGATCACGGCAACCATATCGCCCTGGATCGTGAAACTGCTGACGTCCGCGCAGAACCAGCCCGTGCGGGTGCGCTCCGGCAACCGCGATGCCTGCCTGATGCAGCTGCTGTCAGGCGACGCGGATTTCGCCGTCGCCTATGACTGGACCGGCGGCGGAAACCTTGCGCTGCCCGATGCCTTCGGCACCCGCGCATTGGGAACCGACCAGCTGGTGCCGGTGGCTGCGCCCGCCCTTAGGCCCGCGCTGGCGCAGGCGGAGATCCCCGCTATCACCTATCCGTCCGATGTATTTCTCGGCCGGGTGGCAAGCCACGCGATTCATCCCAGGCTGCCGGACGGCACCGTCCTGCTGCCCAAGGCCGAAACCGCGCTGACGCTGGCGGCCTGTGAATATGCCCTGGACGGGATCGGCGTGGCCTGGCTGCCCCAGAGCCTGGTCAGGCCGCATCTTGAGGCCGGCCGCCTGCTGCGGGTGCCCGGCCTGCCCGCGGAAGAGCTGAGCGTGGTGATGATCCGGCTTGCCGGGCGCAGCAGCCGTCAGGAGGAAGCAGTCTGGCGCCTGCTGGGCGATGCTCCGGACTGCCCCGGCCTGTCATAA
- the cuyA gene encoding D-cysteate sulfo-lyase has product MHLARFPRRFIAHLPTPLERLDRLSKELGGPEIWIKRDDCTGLSTGGNKTRKLEFLMAEAELEGADMVMTQGATQSNHARQTAAFAAKLGMDCHILLEDRTGSDNANYNNNGNVLLDHLHGATTEKRPGGLDMNAEMEAAAETLRADGRKVYTIPGGGSNPTGALGYVNCAFEILQQANAGGLRIDHIVHATGSAGTQAGLITGLKAMNAQIPLLGIGVRAPKPKQEENVYNLACATAQKLGCAGVVQREDVVANTDYVGEGYGIPTDGGLEAIRMFAELEAILLDPVYSAKGAAGFIDLIRKGHFKKGERVVFLHTGGAAALFGYDAAFDHKARWAS; this is encoded by the coding sequence ATGCATCTTGCCCGCTTCCCACGCCGTTTCATCGCGCATCTGCCCACGCCGCTGGAGCGTCTCGACCGCCTGAGCAAGGAACTGGGCGGGCCTGAGATCTGGATCAAGCGGGACGATTGCACCGGCCTGTCCACCGGCGGCAACAAGACCCGAAAGCTGGAATTCCTGATGGCCGAGGCAGAGCTGGAGGGGGCCGATATGGTGATGACCCAGGGCGCCACCCAGTCCAACCATGCCCGCCAGACCGCCGCTTTTGCGGCCAAGCTGGGCATGGACTGCCACATCCTGCTGGAGGACCGGACAGGGTCGGACAACGCCAATTACAACAACAACGGCAATGTGCTGCTGGACCACCTGCATGGCGCCACCACTGAAAAACGCCCGGGCGGCCTGGACATGAATGCCGAAATGGAGGCCGCGGCCGAGACGCTCCGCGCAGACGGCAGGAAGGTCTATACGATCCCTGGCGGCGGCTCCAACCCGACCGGCGCGCTGGGGTATGTGAACTGTGCCTTCGAGATCCTGCAGCAGGCCAATGCGGGCGGGCTGAGGATCGACCATATCGTGCATGCCACCGGTTCTGCCGGCACCCAGGCAGGGCTGATCACCGGCCTGAAAGCGATGAACGCGCAGATCCCGCTTTTGGGCATCGGTGTCCGGGCGCCCAAGCCCAAACAGGAAGAGAACGTTTATAACCTGGCCTGCGCCACAGCGCAGAAACTCGGCTGCGCCGGGGTGGTCCAGCGCGAGGATGTTGTCGCCAACACCGATTACGTCGGCGAGGGCTACGGCATCCCGACCGATGGCGGCCTGGAAGCGATCCGCATGTTCGCGGAACTGGAGGCGATCCTGCTTGATCCGGTCTATTCCGCCAAAGGGGCTGCAGGCTTCATCGACCTGATCCGCAAGGGGCATTTCAAGAAGGGCGAGCGGGTGGTCTTCCTGCACACAGGCGGCGCGGCGGCGCTGTTCGGATATGATGCCGCCTTTGATCACAAGGCCCGCTGGGCATCCTGA
- a CDS encoding YeiH family protein: MTPAIKSHWDSHSGGILLVCVIAAAATFLSEHYGAPVMLFALLIGMAFHFLNGDPAFSPGLEFSAKTLLRIGVALLGLRLSIGDVESVGLSAVAAVAGFVIATLACGAALSFLLGRRLAFGLLAGGSVAICGASAALAIASVLPPRSGREQDTLFVVIGVTTLSTIAMIVYPVLFAALGMSDLESGFLIGATIHDVAQVVGAGYSIGEEAGVIATFVKMVRVALLPVVMLLVMASFRGAQTQRLSLPWFLVLFIALAVLANTVPVPQGLSDAAGALSRWCLVIAISALGVKTSLATILKVKPSYGIILLAETLFLLALAVAFVIGFGL, translated from the coding sequence ATGACTCCGGCGATCAAATCGCACTGGGACAGCCATTCCGGCGGCATACTGCTCGTCTGCGTGATCGCCGCTGCTGCAACATTCCTGTCCGAGCACTATGGCGCGCCTGTAATGCTGTTTGCGCTGCTGATAGGGATGGCCTTCCATTTCCTGAACGGCGATCCGGCATTCTCGCCCGGCCTGGAGTTTTCTGCCAAGACCCTGCTGCGCATTGGCGTCGCTCTGCTGGGATTGAGGCTGAGCATTGGCGATGTGGAGAGTGTGGGGCTGAGCGCGGTGGCCGCAGTGGCCGGATTTGTCATTGCCACCCTGGCCTGCGGGGCTGCTTTGTCCTTCCTGTTAGGCCGCCGCCTTGCTTTCGGCCTTCTTGCCGGCGGATCCGTGGCGATATGCGGGGCCTCCGCCGCGCTTGCCATTGCGTCCGTTCTGCCTCCGCGCAGCGGCCGCGAGCAGGACACCCTGTTCGTCGTGATCGGCGTTACCACCCTTTCGACAATCGCCATGATTGTCTATCCGGTCCTCTTTGCCGCGCTGGGGATGAGCGATCTGGAAAGCGGTTTCCTGATCGGCGCCACCATCCACGATGTCGCACAGGTGGTTGGGGCTGGCTATTCCATCGGCGAAGAAGCCGGGGTCATTGCCACCTTTGTGAAGATGGTCAGGGTGGCATTGCTGCCCGTGGTGATGCTTCTCGTCATGGCCAGCTTCCGCGGCGCACAGACCCAAAGGCTGTCGCTGCCGTGGTTCCTTGTTCTGTTTATTGCCCTGGCGGTTCTTGCCAACACCGTGCCAGTGCCGCAGGGACTATCCGATGCGGCAGGCGCACTGTCGCGCTGGTGCCTCGTCATCGCCATCTCCGCACTCGGCGTGAAGACCAGCCTCGCCACGATCCTGAAGGTGAAACCCAGCTACGGTATCATCCTGCTTGCCGAGACGCTGTTTCTCCTCGCCTTGGCGGTCGCCTTTGTCATTGGCTTCGGTTTGTAA
- a CDS encoding glutathione S-transferase family protein has translation MKPEYRLHYAPDNASLVIRLVLEELGQPYETVLVDRKAQAQNSAEYRALNPNGLIPVLETPDGAVFETAAILLWLSERHAAMAPQPGSTDRAVFLKWLFFASNTLHADLRMLFYPDKYIGDAKPHQDQLQTVLRQRLHRHLTHLDQAAAARPAWLGAPQPSVLDYYLACQLRWMALYPAQANKSWFTLAHYPSLQRLCAALEHRAAVAESREAEGLGATPFTSPAYANPPEGSAT, from the coding sequence ATGAAACCCGAATACCGCCTCCACTATGCCCCCGACAACGCCTCACTGGTCATCCGGCTGGTGCTGGAGGAGCTTGGCCAGCCTTATGAAACCGTTCTGGTCGACCGCAAGGCGCAGGCGCAAAACAGCGCCGAATACCGGGCGTTGAACCCGAACGGGCTGATCCCGGTGCTGGAAACCCCGGACGGTGCGGTGTTCGAGACCGCCGCCATCCTCCTGTGGCTCTCCGAACGCCACGCCGCGATGGCGCCGCAGCCCGGCAGCACGGATCGCGCGGTGTTCCTGAAATGGCTGTTCTTCGCCTCCAACACCCTGCATGCCGACCTGCGGATGCTGTTCTACCCGGATAAATACATCGGCGATGCAAAGCCCCATCAGGACCAGCTGCAAACCGTGCTGCGCCAGCGCCTGCACCGCCACCTGACCCATCTCGACCAGGCCGCCGCCGCCCGCCCCGCCTGGCTCGGCGCGCCGCAGCCCTCTGTGCTGGACTATTACCTGGCCTGCCAGTTACGCTGGATGGCGCTCTACCCGGCGCAGGCTAACAAATCCTGGTTCACCCTGGCCCATTACCCCAGCCTGCAGCGCCTCTGCGCCGCGCTGGAGCACCGTGCCGCCGTTGCCGAGTCGCGCGAGGCCGAGGGCCTCGGCGCCACCCCGTTCACATCCCCGGCCTACGCCAATCCCCCAGAAGGATCAGCCACCTAA
- a CDS encoding L-serine ammonia-lyase, which produces MFLSVFDMFKVGIGPSSSHTMGPMVAAARFLDMMRASPFEFHGLRASLHGSLAFTGVGHATDRATILGLGGFVAHDYDDEKAEAFLAELAKTHKMHPEGLGELHFDPKADMIFDYDHALPGHANGMILMATDAQGDVILKQVFYSIGGGFVVTEEELAAGKATDEGDPVPYPFKSAAEMLEMAKASGKSIADMKRANEISRGCSESLAKGTARIWQVMNDCINRGLERDGILPGGLKVRRRAKGIYDALMAERGLNQTAPHTINDWMSVYAMAVNEENAAGGQVVTAPTNGAAGTLPAVIRYYLDHVPGASEAHVEDFLLTAAAIAGLVKYNASISGAEAGCQAEVGSASAMSAAGLCAVMGGTPEQVENAAEIALEHHLGMTCDPVKGLVQVPCIERNGLAAIKAVSAASLALRGDGQHFVPLDACIETMRQTGADMHDKYKETSLGGLAVNVPNC; this is translated from the coding sequence ATGTTCCTCTCCGTTTTCGACATGTTCAAAGTGGGCATCGGCCCGTCGTCCTCCCACACTATGGGGCCGATGGTCGCCGCCGCGCGCTTCCTCGACATGATGCGTGCCTCGCCGTTTGAATTCCACGGGCTGCGCGCCTCGCTGCACGGCTCGCTCGCCTTCACCGGCGTCGGCCACGCCACCGACCGCGCCACCATCCTCGGCCTCGGCGGCTTTGTCGCCCATGACTATGATGACGAGAAGGCAGAGGCCTTCCTGGCGGAGCTGGCGAAGACCCATAAGATGCACCCGGAGGGGCTGGGCGAGCTGCACTTCGACCCCAAGGCCGACATGATCTTCGACTACGATCACGCGCTGCCGGGCCACGCCAACGGCATGATCCTGATGGCAACCGACGCCCAGGGCGACGTGATCCTCAAGCAGGTGTTCTACTCGATCGGCGGCGGCTTTGTCGTCACTGAGGAGGAACTGGCCGCAGGCAAGGCGACCGACGAGGGCGACCCGGTCCCCTACCCGTTTAAATCCGCGGCCGAGATGCTGGAAATGGCCAAGGCCAGCGGCAAGTCGATTGCCGACATGAAGCGCGCCAACGAAATCTCCCGCGGCTGCTCCGAGAGCCTCGCCAAGGGCACCGCCCGCATCTGGCAGGTGATGAACGACTGCATCAACCGCGGGCTGGAGCGCGACGGCATCCTGCCCGGCGGATTGAAGGTGCGCCGCCGCGCCAAGGGCATCTATGACGCGCTGATGGCAGAACGCGGCCTGAATCAGACCGCGCCGCACACCATCAACGACTGGATGAGCGTTTACGCGATGGCGGTGAACGAGGAAAACGCGGCTGGCGGCCAGGTTGTGACCGCCCCCACCAACGGCGCCGCAGGCACCCTGCCGGCTGTGATCCGCTATTACCTCGACCACGTGCCCGGCGCGTCGGAGGCCCATGTCGAGGATTTCCTGCTGACCGCCGCCGCCATTGCCGGCCTCGTGAAATACAACGCGTCCATATCGGGTGCCGAGGCAGGCTGCCAGGCAGAGGTCGGCTCTGCCTCAGCAATGTCCGCCGCGGGCCTCTGCGCGGTGATGGGCGGCACGCCCGAACAGGTGGAAAACGCGGCTGAAATCGCGCTGGAGCATCATCTGGGCATGACCTGCGACCCCGTGAAGGGCCTGGTGCAAGTCCCCTGCATCGAGCGCAACGGTCTGGCGGCAATCAAGGCGGTCTCCGCCGCCTCGCTGGCCTTGCGCGGCGACGGCCAGCACTTCGTGCCGCTGGACGCCTGCATCGAGACCATGCGCCAGACCGGCGCCGACATGCACGACAAGTACAAGGAAACCTCTCTCGGCGGCCTGGCGGTGAACGTGCCGAACTGCTGA
- a CDS encoding DMT family transporter, giving the protein MTQDRPLLGIALMLGFCMVIPLGDAIAKLLTNRVPVAQIVFIRFAAQAAILLPLALALRLPLSLSRRVAPLLFLRTLLQMGGIAAMFTAFRYLPLADAVAIAFVMPFLMLLLGKFVLHENVGLHRLGACVVGFSGTLLVIQPSFAAVGWNALWPLLVAVIFALFMLITRKIAKETDPISVQAVAGVMGTVLLAPVLLIGDAAGVAALSTALPPQDTWSLLAAAGALGTVAHLLMTWSLRFAPTSTLASMQYLEIPVAVFFGWLIFAELPNTLAAFGILLTISAGLYAVMRERKPSETEERINPA; this is encoded by the coding sequence ATGACACAGGACCGGCCCCTCCTCGGCATCGCCTTGATGCTGGGCTTCTGCATGGTGATCCCGCTGGGCGACGCCATTGCAAAACTGCTGACCAACCGCGTGCCGGTTGCCCAGATCGTCTTCATCCGTTTTGCCGCCCAGGCCGCGATCCTGCTGCCGCTGGCGCTGGCCCTGCGCCTGCCGCTCAGCCTGTCGCGCCGGGTGGCGCCGCTCCTGTTCCTGCGCACGCTGCTGCAGATGGGCGGCATTGCCGCCATGTTCACCGCCTTCCGCTACCTGCCGCTGGCCGATGCGGTGGCAATTGCTTTCGTGATGCCCTTCCTGATGCTGCTCTTGGGCAAATTTGTCCTGCACGAGAACGTCGGCCTGCACCGCCTCGGTGCCTGCGTGGTTGGCTTCTCCGGCACCCTGCTGGTCATTCAGCCCAGCTTCGCCGCCGTCGGCTGGAACGCGCTCTGGCCGCTCTTGGTGGCGGTGATCTTTGCCCTGTTCATGCTGATCACCCGCAAGATCGCCAAGGAGACCGATCCCATCTCGGTCCAGGCGGTGGCGGGCGTCATGGGCACGGTGCTGCTGGCCCCGGTGCTGCTGATCGGCGATGCCGCCGGCGTTGCCGCCCTTTCCACCGCCCTGCCGCCGCAGGACACCTGGAGCCTCTTGGCCGCCGCAGGCGCCCTCGGCACCGTCGCCCACCTTCTCATGACCTGGAGCCTGCGGTTCGCCCCCACCTCCACCCTCGCCTCGATGCAATACCTGGAGATCCCGGTGGCGGTGTTCTTCGGCTGGCTGATCTTTGCGGAACTCCCCAACACGCTCGCCGCCTTCGGCATCCTGCTGACCATCAGCGCGGGCCTCTATGCAGTGATGCGCGAGCGCAAGCCCTCCGAAACCGAAGAGCGCATCAACCCCGCCTGA
- a CDS encoding thiamine diphosphokinase has protein sequence MDRLIVEAPEPITLIGGGEIATGALAEALALAPKLVAADGGAAAALAAGYWPQAVIGDFDSLSEDVRAQLPPEALHPVAEQDSTDFDKALRSIAAPAVLAVGFLGARVDHQLAAFSTLVQGHQTPCVLIGETEVIFHLTHEVALPARAGEVISLFPMQEATGRSEGLEWPIEGLVMSPMGRIGTSNRALGPVRLLPDGPGLLAIVPRRLLAEVLRALRLDFRQDLRRDLRRG, from the coding sequence ATGGACAGACTGATTGTTGAAGCACCGGAACCAATCACCCTGATTGGCGGCGGTGAAATCGCCACTGGCGCGCTGGCGGAGGCCTTGGCGCTGGCGCCCAAGCTGGTGGCGGCGGACGGCGGCGCGGCGGCGGCGCTGGCGGCGGGATACTGGCCGCAGGCGGTGATCGGGGATTTCGACTCGCTGAGCGAGGACGTGCGGGCGCAGCTGCCGCCGGAGGCGCTGCACCCGGTGGCGGAGCAGGACAGCACCGATTTCGACAAGGCGCTGCGCTCGATTGCGGCGCCGGCGGTGCTGGCGGTCGGGTTCCTGGGGGCGCGGGTGGATCATCAGCTGGCGGCGTTCAGCACGCTGGTGCAGGGGCATCAGACGCCGTGCGTGCTGATTGGCGAAACCGAAGTGATCTTTCACCTGACGCATGAGGTGGCGCTGCCGGCCCGGGCGGGCGAGGTGATTTCGCTGTTCCCGATGCAGGAGGCGACGGGGCGTTCGGAGGGGCTGGAGTGGCCGATCGAGGGTCTGGTGATGTCGCCGATGGGGCGGATCGGCACCTCGAACCGGGCGCTGGGTCCGGTGCGGCTGCTGCCGGACGGGCCGGGCCTGCTGGCGATTGTGCCGCGGCGGCTGCTGGCGGAGGTGCTGCGCGCGCTGAGGCTGGATTTCAGGCAGGATCTCAGGCGGGATCTCAGGCGGGGTTGA
- a CDS encoding DUF2842 domain-containing protein: MADGKGLSYKARRRWALVILLVGMPLYIVAAVTVMNWLDRPPLWLELIVYVALGIVWVLPFKFVFRGVGQADPDAGEDQ, translated from the coding sequence ATGGCTGACGGCAAGGGCCTGAGCTACAAGGCCCGGCGGCGCTGGGCCCTGGTGATCCTGCTGGTGGGGATGCCGTTGTACATAGTGGCCGCGGTCACGGTGATGAACTGGCTGGACCGCCCGCCGCTGTGGCTTGAGCTGATCGTCTATGTGGCGCTGGGCATCGTCTGGGTGCTGCCGTTCAAATTCGTGTTCCGCGGCGTGGGTCAGGCAGACCCGGACGCCGGTGAAGACCAATAA
- a CDS encoding adenylosuccinate synthase, whose protein sequence is MANVVVVGAQWGDEGKGKIVDWLSERADVIARFQGGHNAGHTLVIDGKVYKLHALPSGVVRGGKLSVIGNGVVLDPWHLMKEIATVQEQGVEITPETLMIAENTPLILPLHGELDRAREEAASKGTKIGTTGRGIGPAYEDKVGRRAIRVADLADEATLEARVDRALQHHDPLRKGLGVDPVDRDALIEQLKKIAPQILPFAAPVWKVLNEKRKAGKRILFEGAQGALLDIDFGTYPFVTSSNVIAGQAATGVGIGPGSIDYVLGIVKAYTTRVGEGPFPTELLDAEGNPDADGERLGTRGHEFGTTTGRQRRCGWFDACLVRQTCATSGINGISLTKLDVLDGFETLKICTGYELDGDRLDYLPTAADQQARCVPVYEEMPGWSESTEGARSWNDLPANAIKYVKRVEELIECPVALLSTSPERDDTILVTDPFAD, encoded by the coding sequence ATGGCCAATGTCGTCGTAGTCGGCGCCCAGTGGGGCGACGAAGGGAAAGGCAAGATCGTGGACTGGCTGAGCGAGCGTGCAGACGTGATCGCCCGCTTCCAGGGCGGCCATAACGCCGGCCACACGCTGGTCATTGACGGCAAGGTCTACAAGCTGCACGCGCTGCCCTCGGGCGTGGTGCGCGGCGGCAAGCTGTCGGTCATCGGCAATGGCGTGGTGCTGGACCCCTGGCATCTGATGAAGGAAATCGCGACCGTTCAGGAGCAGGGCGTGGAGATCACCCCGGAAACCCTGATGATCGCCGAAAACACGCCGCTGATCCTGCCGCTGCATGGCGAGCTGGACCGGGCGCGCGAAGAGGCGGCCTCCAAGGGCACCAAGATCGGCACCACAGGCCGCGGCATCGGCCCGGCATATGAGGACAAGGTGGGCCGCCGTGCGATCCGCGTTGCCGACCTGGCGGATGAGGCCACGCTGGAAGCCCGCGTCGACCGCGCGCTGCAGCACCATGACCCGCTGCGCAAGGGCCTGGGCGTCGACCCGGTGGACCGCGACGCTCTGATTGAACAGCTGAAAAAGATCGCCCCGCAGATCCTGCCGTTTGCGGCGCCGGTCTGGAAGGTGCTGAACGAGAAGCGCAAGGCGGGCAAGCGGATCCTGTTCGAAGGCGCGCAAGGCGCTCTGCTGGACATTGATTTCGGCACCTATCCCTTTGTCACGTCCTCGAACGTGATTGCGGGCCAGGCGGCCACCGGTGTCGGCATCGGCCCGGGCTCGATCGACTATGTGCTGGGCATCGTGAAGGCCTATACCACCCGTGTGGGCGAGGGCCCGTTCCCGACTGAGCTGCTGGACGCCGAGGGCAACCCGGACGCGGACGGCGAGCGTCTGGGCACCCGCGGCCATGAGTTCGGCACCACCACCGGCCGTCAGCGCCGCTGCGGCTGGTTCGACGCCTGCCTGGTGCGCCAGACCTGCGCCACCTCCGGCATCAACGGTATTTCGCTGACCAAGCTGGATGTGCTGGACGGGTTTGAGACGCTGAAGATCTGCACCGGTTATGAGCTGGACGGCGATCGCCTTGACTACCTGCCGACTGCCGCCGACCAGCAGGCCCGCTGCGTGCCCGTCTATGAGGAAATGCCGGGCTGGAGCGAGTCGACCGAGGGCGCGCGCAGCTGGAACGACCTGCCCGCCAATGCGATCAAATACGTGAAGCGCGTGGAAGAGCTGATCGAATGCCCGGTGGCGCTGCTGTCCACCAGCCCGGAGCGGGACGACACCATCCTGGTGACCGACCCGTTTGCCGACTGA